TAAACAAAACAACCCTCTCACACCAACTTTGTAGTTCAATGCAGATTATACCCCAGTATTGCAGTATTATATCCACTTACCATCATCTAGTGTAATGTCTTGTAGTCCTATAGTTTGAAAATTCAATTCCCGGTCTTCAGGTTCTGGTTTGATGTGCACAGCTGCCCCCTCGGGTGCAAAAGGAGACGAGTCACACACGGGGTGGGGCCCCAGGGGTGACACCGTGCCCAGGGCTCCCAGCGCGGGGCTGGCGGCCTGCGGTGAGTGCTGCCCCGAGCGGCTCCCGGGCGGCGGTGACGGGGCGGGTCCTGAGCTCGGAGATTGGTAAggcagaggctggagctggggagaagAGGGGCCGGAAAGCGGCGAGTGGCACAGCGGGTGGGAAGCTGTCGGGGATGGGGATGAAGCGGACGCTGGATTTGGAGAGTGGTACgggacctgctgcagctggggagaagCCTGGCCGAGGGAGCGGCTCATTGCAGAGGGCATGGAGCCCTGCCCGGTGCCCGGGCAGTGGTATCCCAGCGATGGCAGGTGAGCAGACAACTGTCCTGAATGAGCTGCATGTGCCAGTGGGTGTCCTGCTGGACTTGATGCTGACACAGAACCTGGATTTGAAGAATGGAACTGCATTGGTGGTAGAGCTTGGCAGCTAAGATTTATCAAATGAGGTACAGCCGTGTCTTGAGGAAACGAAATCGGATCAAATCCTTGGCTGGAGGCAGAGTTCATAGGAAGACCAGGCTGTCCATTGTACACATCGTTAGACTGCATAGGCTGGTAAGAAGGCCTCACAGGAGGTGCTGATGTTACCTGAAAAGACTGAACCACAGCAGGAGGCAAAACATGACACTCTTCACTTGGACTAAGGTTTCTACCCTGCATATGTGGCAGGTGTGGCACTGCTGAGGTCACCATGGCCGTGTAGGGTGGCTGAACGGGACACACGAGGCTCCTGGGTGACGTAGACAGCAAACCGTCATGGGGGTGTCCTTGCTCTGGTGAAGGCAGCTGGGTTCGCATCGAGTGCAGGCCCTGGACGCTGCCTGCGTGCGGCAGGGCCAAAGATGGAACAGCAGACAAATCCACCTCATCTCTGTGCTCTTGCTTCATTATAACTAGAAAAAGTAAAACAGTTGTACAATTCCAGCCCATCCATACCCTTTGACAAATACACACCAACTGCTGCTTAACAACCCAAATAGCACTGTTAGTGCCATcatttcccttctgctctgcttttacCTTCTTTGATTTTATGCCTGCTACATCAACCCTGCAAAGCCAGAACAACTCTCCCAGCAGGTATTCAAGGGCAAGTATCttcccttccagcacagcatCCTAACCaatgtatgtttttaatgaCATTTGCAACCCAGCCAGAAAAAGTTCAGTTCATCTAAATGATGTTCTCATCACCAGAGGGGGGAGATGCTGCTGGGCTCCACTGAAAACAGGCAGATGTGGGTTCAGTATCACGCACTAGGAAAAGGTGAAGGAAATTTTTAGCAGGCTTCAGGCTTACCTCAGCCTCTGATCACAATGACAGCTGAACTTTGCCAACTTGCACACTAGTTTGAGTAGTGCACCTTGTTTTAATTACAGCAGCCCTTTAAGCAGGTCCCCCAATTTCAGTGATGGCAACAACTGTTCTTTTAACAGAGTTACAAATTGACACACTTTCAGTtacaggtttattttttttaagtacgaGTAGTAGAAAAATGGTAACACTTAAATGCTCATTTACTACtttataaaatacagttaaCTAAATATTACAGTCAAATGAACTGTAATACATACAGAGTTTTTTAAGTGCCTGTGTAATAACAGCTGCAGTTACAATTAAACTTGCTTCTTATTTAAGTAGCAACTGTCATTACTTCATTCCaccatttaaataaatagagatatttcaaacaaaaatacagtttaagATGTGCAACTATCTTAGGAGCTGATATTCTTGAAAAACAGTTGACAAATACCACAGAAATCTGATAACACAGTTAATGTGTACTTAGCGTACCAGACACCTCGGTAACACTgcctaaatttaaaaagtgggTAATTTTAAAGCCCAACAAGTGAGCACGGcttattttaaattgtgttaACTAATGGAAGTTGGCTTTGCCAGCATATACATAAGTTTTaagaagtttattttaatatctgtATCCGACTTTAAAAACTCCTTCAGATGACTGACTTCAAGTGCTCCAAGCAGCACCAAAGGGTCCCCACCATCACTGGTACCTTGGGAATCCTGACTGCTCCAAATGGGCATGCAGCTCTTAAATAAAGCAAGGGGTAGGAAAGGAGCAGGCATTGCACACCTCGTGTAAGCTCTTCCTCACACCAAAGGCTGTTTTAACTACATCTGCAGTTAACATATCCTGTTATTACTTCTGGGTAAGTTACAAACTGATTTGTCTCAGTAAGCTGCAATGTGtccagagagggggaaaaaatattttgacctTCCTTGTATCTAAAcctgggtgttttttttctttttttgacatttgagaatggaaaaaaatgcataaatctGTTCTTCTATGATCTCACTATCCTCTGTGTCATCACCAGGGTTATTTAAAGAGCAGCTTCTGAGATTCATCATCATTGTCAAAGAAAAGTAGAATGCAAAAATTATTCTGTAGAAAGTGTAATGAAGAAATAACTGGCTGTAGTCACAGAACTGGAGCTTATTGCTctaaatttcagctttttaattAGACAAGCTTTAGTAACTGTTTTACAAACAGTTCCAAGCTAATCTTATGTACCTGTCAAAGGGACAAGACTGTCTGGAGTATTTTTGTATGTAcactttaaaaaccaaaataaaatgccacttttgtatttttcatttgataCCTGGTGTGTAAGTAAAACGTTGAgattggctttttttcctcttgccatTGCAGAGATAAAACTGCACCTGAACTGCAGCTGTGATGGTTTTTTTATGGTATGGAGGAACTTCAAGTATGATGTTTGCCTATAggaaagttgaaaaaaaaaaaagttttacacattaaatgcaaatgaaactattaattacagaaaaacTAAAACACCTACTGTAAAACTAAAGCACCCTAATATTTTGAAATTGGCAAACTTCAAGTTTATGCACATTACACAGTAAAACAGTACTATAAGCAAACTTTTATTTGGagaattttatcttcttttaaacACAAGTGCTCTGAAGATAATGCTTTCATTAAATAGACTTATCATCTAAAGGACGCTTTGCTTATCTGAGAGCACAATAAAACCCTCTAGCAGTTAAAGAATTGCATTTTGGATCAttaagctttcaaaaaaaaatttagttcactgaaaataatttgtcacattagaaaaattatcttggtttttttttttaaattttcaagttcttttttcattacttttacaACAAGCATGCTATTTCCAATTCCTTCAAAGCATCATCTTAATGGCTACTTTATAGTGTTAAGCCAATTAGAAGTCTCCAATTGTCTGAATTAGCCAGTGATCTATTACTTTAATAAACAAAGTCTAAATTTCAGAACAACAATGAAAATGTCTATtatcacattttttaaaaaataagctttcTAAAGTAAGAAAAATTGTTTCTCACCCCTTGACACTTTTCCctaattattttcccttctacCTCCCACTGAGGTCGTCCATCTGTTGAGAGAAATTTACAAATAATTCAAACAAAAATCATTTTCTTAACACCTTAATAATTCatcttaaaaatacttaaatacttAATATAAAACTGGATTTATTTTCAGTCATGAAGAGGCTGTTAAACTTACAGACACACACTGTAAACAAAGAACAGAGATGCTATTGGAGTTTCAACACTGTAGCATTATCAGTTGCCTGTTGTGCAGGGCTCTGCATTGGAACCCAGTGTGCTCATCCCATACAGGCAGACCGAGCTCCAGAGGAGACTGTGTGTGCTGTAAAGTGCACACAGGGATTGTCCCCTCatgtttctgaaaatgcttCTGAAGAGTGGTTAAACTACTGCTGCCACTTGTGGTTATTCAAACAAACCCGCTGATGACTTGGAGGCTGAGTCAGCATTCGAGAGATAACCCAGGCTACACcttcctgcccagccccacgggCCATGCACTGCCCGCAGcctccctgccccaaacccAGGGAGCCCGTGGGTCAAATGCTGGGCAAGGTGGCTGTGCTGAGAGAGGGGGGAATCACCTGGACAGCCTCCCTGTGCTCTGATCTGGCATAACCCACACCCTGAACGGAGCTCTTGGCTCTCTGTGCCACTGGGGGTTGTTACAGGTAACCAGGGAactacagcagcagctgtgcttctTCCAAACGTATTCCGTTTGTGTGGCAAAACACATTATTACATAACATATGGTATTTgctaataaaaataacacaactcTTATTTACATATGTAAGGAAATAATAAGAGGTAGAAGAATTGGACTCGGTttgcaaatttttatttttaataatttcttttgctaCTGTTTCCCTGAAAGTTCAAATCAGACACTTAAATCACAACAATGATAATTTAAGAAGTTcagattttatgttttattattatCTAACTAGCATTTACTTCATTAGCTGAGGAGTCAGTTCCTATGCATTGATTATACCAGATGTAACATGGCATCAATGCCAAATAGTACATTTCAATTAGTTCCCATgttcacttttcatttttttataataagaaggagaaaatacaTGGTATGATCCGTCAACAGCATCTTTCAAATACACACAATTCCAAGTTAGTTACTCTCTAACTGTCTTCCTGAATCAGAAGTAGTACTTCATTAATAATTGCCAACCAGCACATAGATCAGTGCCCAAATGAACTTTCCAATTACTActccagactttttttttttccccttttaaaacATCCTTACTTCTTACAATCAAACTCAGGTACTGAGCttggtttgaaaaaaaaaaaccagcaagacAGTATTTACCTTGtcctttttcaaaaaatataattttggaTTCTGGAAGAAAATTGGATCCTGTCACCACCATTTCATGGCCTCCATTTACTGAGCAGCTGTTGATGCTGTACTTCTCAATCTGAGGAAGTTCTTGAGCAGATCGCTGAGCTTTAGAAATATTAAGGGAATAATTGTTATTCACAATTTTAATCTCTAGAAGTTCAGCTGTTCACTAGGTAAACATATAGAGATAAGTCATGGTACAAGCTCTTGTCAATGAAAGGGTTTTACCTTTAGAATGAATATTTTCACTGAGATGTGTCAGCTGCCTCTGCTCATacacagacactgctgaagctgctgtgtgACTGCACTGTGAGCTTAAAGcccaaaatgttttttctctacACCTCCAAGCTGCCACTTGGCAAGTACCATCTTTATTTAAAGATACAGTAATTTTTGGCAACTGAGCTCTTTACACGCAATGCTTTTTGCACACTTGTTTTATACAATTCTGGCAATAAATATTGTCAGAATGACACTACTACTGACACATGCAGAAAACGTAAGTATAAATGATGTATAGTTAGAGCAATCTTACAGCATTCAACAGGTATGGAAGCAGTCTGCAGAGATAAGACTTTTCCACTGGGCTGTGGGATGTGAACACGGAACACAAGGCGCACTCTGGTGTTCTTTCTTCCAATATCTGTCTCTCCTTTCCGGAGCTCTATGTCTGAATTGCGCAGTTTCAAAATACCAGCACAATCGATACTGGAGATAGGAGAGGATGGACAGATGGATCAcaagagaaatggaagaaaatcaaTCAAGCTATTGCCAAAGTACACTCTGTAAGCCTTTCTTTGGTTAAAGAATTAAGCTGTTCTATTTTTCCCCCACATTATGGCATTTCAAGTGTTATTTTAAATGTCTGAGATTAAAAGAACTCTTAGtgtgaaaacagcagcaagtACTAGTGAAACATTTTGTCTTGTAaatgtccagctgctgcttttttgaaCCTTTTAAAGATTATTTGTTATTGCACATTGTTTAACCTCTGAAGTGAGTTATTTAACATAATAAACATCATTTACAAGGAGCAAGAGACCAATATTTAGTTCTGGTTTAGGAAGGACTAGAGAACAATAAACTGTACCCATCAAGTCCCAGCTGCTGTTCCACACAGTGGTCAATTACTCATAAAAGACACACAACCTCAATCAAATAACACATACGCACGGAGCttccctgcctctctgctcctttgcttCTGGCTGTCCACACACTGGCTTGCTTTAAGAGGTGTGTCTCTTCATCATGATCCAGGTTTGTGGAAAATACACTAATTTtacaagatttttctttcacctttgcacaaacaaagaaaataaaaactgaatggCTAACTCATGCTGTGATGTACCTGGCTGACATATTATTTTCAGGAAGAAGTGGAATTTCCAAAACTTTGGTGCTGGCAATGATGATCTCCTGGCTGGCGGTGGCGACAGTCTTGCCAGTGATGCGGTGCACCTGGTAGAAGGCGTGGGGCCGCAGGTAGCGATCGTCGGCTGTGCCAATGAACATCTGCAGGTTCACTGGCTTCTCGCTGTagcccagcagctgagggaagggcACACGGAATAGGAACAGATTAGCTGCCTCCTACTGCGTCTGTGTGCGCACAGTACAAACACACAGCTAGGCCAAAGAGTTAAGAGTCAGTAGTACTTAATCACAAATTTTTTCATACTCTTCAGCAAGCAGGAAAGTGAGTACAGGTATCTGTACCCAAACACAAGTAGTGGCAACAATTACTGGAACAAATGGATACCAaaatatcattattatttttgaatCTCCCAAAGAGAATTTTTCTATCTACAGAATGTCTACATCAAAACTATGCTATGCTTATGTCTGTTTCTGGGATTGTTTTTAATCAAAGCCAAATTACCAATTTTACTAAGATGCAACTAGATTCtagaaatactaaaatattttagtttttctacTGTGAAACGAAATAGCAACTTTTATTAAACTTAAGAAGTTTTGTGAATGCAAATGTATCAAGTTAGGACAAGAAGATTCAGTTTATACATAGAAAATCAAGCGTGGTTTATTTTTggcaaagaaaatactttaaactCCCAAATTTTGCAAATGTTAATTTACacatatttccttttctcaaacACAAATCTAACCACCAATGCACTCAAGTTGTCATAAAACCACCTGTTGCTTGAGCTAACTGCAGCAATTCTGGCACAACACActggaacagcagaaaaaaaaaaattgaatctaAAAGAGAAAGCCCATTTTATGATAGTATGTGGGTAATATTATCCAGAAGATTTAAGGAAACAAATGTAATCAACAGTAACATCAAAGTCTCCTTTAAGCACTGCTATTATAAGTCTGAAGCCTAGCGAGTATTTCTTACAAATCCATTTTCCTTCACCTTCCTGAAATTGGCAGATTGACGCAGGCTGCAAGTTATATAATTGCTAAACTGCATTGGAGCAAATTTACGTTTCATTGACTTTGACATCAACTTATGTTCAAGCGGGAGGGAGGGCCAGACAGTCATTCTTTAAACATGGTTTTGTCATGTCAATATTTTTGTCTCTAGGGAGAGTTATTTGGTCACACAACAATATTATCCAAGCTCGTTACAGAACTAACACttaaaaaccaagcaaaacatGTCAATTTAACCTACTTAGAAGAGTAATTTAAGCCAGTAGTCAGCGGCACAAAAGCCCAAAGCACACCCACACCCAGCAGTCAGAA
The Corvus hawaiiensis isolate bCorHaw1 chromosome 12, bCorHaw1.pri.cur, whole genome shotgun sequence DNA segment above includes these coding regions:
- the NFATC3 gene encoding nuclear factor of activated T-cells, cytoplasmic 3 isoform X1, coding for MTTANCGATDEFDFRLIFGEDGQPGPGPPLGPADLESDDCASIYIFNVDQPSSSVNQPICIPRHGLQSHSSPLTPPTRLQSHKNYEGTCEVPESKYSPLGGPKPFECPSIQITSISPNCHQGIEASEDELHTNGTENEYMERPSRDHLYLPLEPSYRESSLSPSPASSISSRSWFSDASSCESISHVYDDVDSELNEAAARFTLGSPLASPGGSPRGPSDETWQQPYGFGHALSPRQSPCHSPRTSITDENWLSPRPTSRPSSRPTSPCGKRRHSSAEICYAGSLSPHHSPTPSPGHSPRGSITEDTWLNASIHNVQGLNSGLSPFQCCTETDIPLKTRKTSEDQTATLSGKIDICPEEQGNLSSSLETAVDDCSGSQHTLKKDLPGDQFLSVPSHFTWNKPKPGHTPIFRTSSLPPLDWPLPSHYGQCELKIEIQPKTHHRAHYETEGSRGAVKASTGGHPVVKLLGYSEKPVNLQMFIGTADDRYLRPHAFYQVHRITGKTVATASQEIIIASTKVLEIPLLPENNMSASIDCAGILKLRNSDIELRKGETDIGRKNTRVRLVFRVHIPQPSGKVLSLQTASIPVECSQRSAQELPQIEKYSINSCSVNGGHEMVVTGSNFLPESKIIFFEKGQDGRPQWEVEGKIIREKCQGANIILEVPPYHKKTITAAVQVQFYLCNGKRKKSQSQRFTYTPVIMKQEHRDEVDLSAVPSLALPHAGSVQGLHSMRTQLPSPEQGHPHDGLLSTSPRSLVCPVQPPYTAMVTSAVPHLPHMQGRNLSPSEECHVLPPAVVQSFQVTSAPPVRPSYQPMQSNDVYNGQPGLPMNSASSQGFDPISFPQDTAVPHLINLSCQALPPMQFHSSNPGSVSASSPAGHPLAHAAHSGQLSAHLPSLGYHCPGTGQGSMPSAMSRSLGQASPQLQQVPYHSPNPASASSPSPTASHPLCHSPLSGPSSPQLQPLPYQSPSSGPAPSPPPGSRSGQHSPQAASPALGALGTVSPLGPHPVCDSSPFAPEGAAVHIKPEPEDRELNFQTIGLQDITLDDDSFISDLEYQPSGSTEKWTQHSALMSNSYVENLEVNEIIGRDMSQISVSHGTTVASQSAHTCPGSLETRISDGIQ
- the NFATC3 gene encoding nuclear factor of activated T-cells, cytoplasmic 3 isoform X2 produces the protein MTTANCGATDEFDFRLIFGEDGQPGPGPPLGPADLESDDCASIYIFNVDQPSSSVNQPICIPRHGLQSHSSPLTPPTRLQSHKNYEGTCEVPESKYSPLGGPKPFECPSIQITSISPNCHQGIEASEDELHTNGTENEYMERPSRDHLYLPLEPSYRESSLSPSPASSISSRSWFSDASSCESISHVYDDVDSELNEAAARFTLGSPLASPGGSPRGPSDETWQQPYGFGHALSPRQSPCHSPRTSITDENWLSPRPTSRPSSRPTSPCGKRRHSSAEICYAGSLSPHHSPTPSPGHSPRGSITEDTWLNASIHNVQGLNSGLSPFQCCTETDIPLKTRKTSEDQTATLSGKIDICPEEQGNLSSSLETAVDDCSGSQHTLKKDLPGDQFLSVPSHFTWNKPKPGHTPIFRTSSLPPLDWPLPSHYGQCELKIEIQPKTHHRAHYETEGSRGAVKASTGGHPVVKLLGYSEKPVNLQMFIGTADDRYLRPHAFYQVHRITGKTVATASQEIIIASTKVLEIPLLPENNMSASIDCAGILKLRNSDIELRKGETDIGRKNTRVRLVFRVHIPQPSGKVLSLQTASIPVECSQRSAQELPQIEKYSINSCSVNGGHEMVVTGSNFLPESKIIFFEKGQDGRPQWEVEGKIIREKCQGANIILEVPPYHKKTITAAVQVQFYLCNGKRKKSQSQRFTYTPVIMKQEHRDEVDLSAVPSLALPHAGSVQGLHSMRTQLPSPEQGHPHDGLLSTSPRSLVCPVQPPYTAMVTSAVPHLPHMQGRNLSPSEECHVLPPAVVQSFQVTSAPPVRPSYQPMQSNDVYNGQPGLPMNSASSQGFDPISFPQDTAVPHLINLSCQALPPMQFHSSNPGSVSASSPAGHPLAHAAHSGQLSAHLPSLGYHCPGTGQGSMPSAMSRSLGQASPQLQQVPYHSPNPASASSPSPTASHPLCHSPLSGPSSPQLQPLPYQSPSSGPAPSPPPGSRSGQHSPQAASPALGALGTVSPLGPHPVCDSSPFAPEGAAVHIKPEPEDRELNFQTIGLQDITLDDVNEIIGRDMSQISVSHGTTVASQSAHTCPGSLETRISDGIQ